In the Quercus lobata isolate SW786 chromosome 5, ValleyOak3.0 Primary Assembly, whole genome shotgun sequence genome, one interval contains:
- the LOC115989054 gene encoding BTB/POZ domain-containing protein At3g22104-like isoform X1 → MEGCCDLEVDVNGEEVFMVHKKILMSFSSLFSKLFGDLKGTVRNLKVIFNEFPGGAKGFELMAMFCYDNGRTMITPSNIFLLNCAAHFLEMDGNGSSRHSLIDQTEKSLKGINFWTWSELLEALKQCQDLLPATKSSVMLQCILDCLIGRIALPSIASPHTCSSDSSSFQFSCDTSIDSLKSSSSQLTWWFEDLLFLNVDLIDKLIKTMVSLKVNHATIYKFLFYYHKSRCIGAATAEKCKITEVVINLISLLDRSSLSCKGLFEIYRVALGLRISKFYRNNLESLMGSQLDQATIDYLLAPSPHRRVYYYDVNLVLRLVQAFLLEGGSLSFTSRLKKVTNLLDSYLVEVAPDSHLKPSKFTALVLLLPDYARASYDRVYQAMDLFLEVHAGLCEEEKRSVCCALNHEKLSEEALKDLSRNSKFPSQTVQKALTTQQSMIKCSLSDTHHLLTFCDSLFCSNTKENLGKEDSETKKLRADLQGMHWKMMGLEKVCGAMQTEMANIMRSRLSILGNARSLPKLCS, encoded by the exons AAAATTCTCATGTCCTTCTCAAGTCTATTTAGCAaattatttggtgatttgaaGGGCACAGTGAGGAACTTGAAAGTGATATTCAATGAATTTCCAGGTGGTGCAAAGGGTTTTGAGCTCATGGCAATGTTTTGCTACGACAATGGCAGAACTATGATAACACCCTCGAACATATTTCTCCTAAACTGTGCTGCTcattttttggagatggatgGTAATGGTTCTAGTAGACATAGTTTAATTGACCAAACTGAGAAATCTCTTAAAGGGATCAACTTTTGGACTTGGTCTGAGCTCTTAGAAGCTCTGAAACAGTGCCAAGATTTACTTCCTGCCACAAAATCTTCAGTTATGCTTCAGTGTATCTTGGATTGTCTAATAGGACGGATTGCTTTGCCTAGTATTGCAAGCCCACATACATGTTCTTCAGACAGTTCTAGTTTCCAATTTTCCTGTGATACAAGCATCGACAGCCTGAAAAGCAGCTCTTCTCAACTAACCTGGTGGTTTGAAGATCTTTTGTTCTTGAATGTTGATTTGATAGACAAGTTAATCAAGACAATGGTCTCCCTGAAAGTCAACCATGCTACAATCTATAAGTTTCTCTTCTATTATCACAAATCAAGATGTATTGGTGCAGCAACAGCTGAGAAGTGCAAAATCACAGAGGTTGTAATTAATCTGATTTCTTTGCTTGATAGGAGTTCTCTTTCTTGCAAGGGCTTATTTGAAATTTATCGAGTGGCTTTAGGCTTGAGAATAAGTAAATTTTACAGAAATAATTTAGAGAGCCTGATGGGTTCACAGTTGGATCAAGCAACAATTGATTATCTGCTTGCCCCATCTCCACATAGACGAGTTTATTACTATGATGTTAATTTGGTTTTAAGGCTTGTACAAGCATTTCTCCTTGAAGGCGGTAGTTTGTCATTTACAAGTCGATTAAAAAAGGTTACCAACTTGTTGGATTCATACCTTGTGGAAGTGGCTCCGGATTCCCATCTGAAACCTTCCAAGTTTACTGCATTAGTATTGCTGCTGCCAGATTATGCTAGAGCATCTTATGATCGTGTTTACCAAGCCATGGATTTGTTTCTAGAG GTTCATGCTGGattatgtgaagaagaaaagaggagtGTCTGTTGTGCACTGAACCATGAGAAGCTCTCAGAAGAAGCTTTGAAAGATCTATCTCGGAACTCAAAATTTCCTTCACAAACTGTGCAAAAGGCTCTTACTACACAACAATCCATGATCAAATGTTCACTTTCAGACACCCACCATCTCTTAACTTTTTGTGACTCTTTGTTTTGTAGCAACACTAAGGAAAATTTAGGTAAGGAGGATTCTGagaccaagaagcttagagCAGATTTGCAAGGAATGCATTGGAAGATGATGGGGTTGGAGAAGGTTTGTGGTGCAATGCAGACAGAGATGGCAAACATAATGAGATCAAGATTATCTATCCTTGGCAATGCTAGATCCTTACCAAAGCTCTGTTCATGA
- the LOC115989054 gene encoding BTB/POZ domain-containing protein At3g22104-like isoform X2 yields the protein MAMFCYDNGRTMITPSNIFLLNCAAHFLEMDGNGSSRHSLIDQTEKSLKGINFWTWSELLEALKQCQDLLPATKSSVMLQCILDCLIGRIALPSIASPHTCSSDSSSFQFSCDTSIDSLKSSSSQLTWWFEDLLFLNVDLIDKLIKTMVSLKVNHATIYKFLFYYHKSRCIGAATAEKCKITEVVINLISLLDRSSLSCKGLFEIYRVALGLRISKFYRNNLESLMGSQLDQATIDYLLAPSPHRRVYYYDVNLVLRLVQAFLLEGGSLSFTSRLKKVTNLLDSYLVEVAPDSHLKPSKFTALVLLLPDYARASYDRVYQAMDLFLEVHAGLCEEEKRSVCCALNHEKLSEEALKDLSRNSKFPSQTVQKALTTQQSMIKCSLSDTHHLLTFCDSLFCSNTKENLGKEDSETKKLRADLQGMHWKMMGLEKVCGAMQTEMANIMRSRLSILGNARSLPKLCS from the exons ATGGCAATGTTTTGCTACGACAATGGCAGAACTATGATAACACCCTCGAACATATTTCTCCTAAACTGTGCTGCTcattttttggagatggatgGTAATGGTTCTAGTAGACATAGTTTAATTGACCAAACTGAGAAATCTCTTAAAGGGATCAACTTTTGGACTTGGTCTGAGCTCTTAGAAGCTCTGAAACAGTGCCAAGATTTACTTCCTGCCACAAAATCTTCAGTTATGCTTCAGTGTATCTTGGATTGTCTAATAGGACGGATTGCTTTGCCTAGTATTGCAAGCCCACATACATGTTCTTCAGACAGTTCTAGTTTCCAATTTTCCTGTGATACAAGCATCGACAGCCTGAAAAGCAGCTCTTCTCAACTAACCTGGTGGTTTGAAGATCTTTTGTTCTTGAATGTTGATTTGATAGACAAGTTAATCAAGACAATGGTCTCCCTGAAAGTCAACCATGCTACAATCTATAAGTTTCTCTTCTATTATCACAAATCAAGATGTATTGGTGCAGCAACAGCTGAGAAGTGCAAAATCACAGAGGTTGTAATTAATCTGATTTCTTTGCTTGATAGGAGTTCTCTTTCTTGCAAGGGCTTATTTGAAATTTATCGAGTGGCTTTAGGCTTGAGAATAAGTAAATTTTACAGAAATAATTTAGAGAGCCTGATGGGTTCACAGTTGGATCAAGCAACAATTGATTATCTGCTTGCCCCATCTCCACATAGACGAGTTTATTACTATGATGTTAATTTGGTTTTAAGGCTTGTACAAGCATTTCTCCTTGAAGGCGGTAGTTTGTCATTTACAAGTCGATTAAAAAAGGTTACCAACTTGTTGGATTCATACCTTGTGGAAGTGGCTCCGGATTCCCATCTGAAACCTTCCAAGTTTACTGCATTAGTATTGCTGCTGCCAGATTATGCTAGAGCATCTTATGATCGTGTTTACCAAGCCATGGATTTGTTTCTAGAG GTTCATGCTGGattatgtgaagaagaaaagaggagtGTCTGTTGTGCACTGAACCATGAGAAGCTCTCAGAAGAAGCTTTGAAAGATCTATCTCGGAACTCAAAATTTCCTTCACAAACTGTGCAAAAGGCTCTTACTACACAACAATCCATGATCAAATGTTCACTTTCAGACACCCACCATCTCTTAACTTTTTGTGACTCTTTGTTTTGTAGCAACACTAAGGAAAATTTAGGTAAGGAGGATTCTGagaccaagaagcttagagCAGATTTGCAAGGAATGCATTGGAAGATGATGGGGTTGGAGAAGGTTTGTGGTGCAATGCAGACAGAGATGGCAAACATAATGAGATCAAGATTATCTATCCTTGGCAATGCTAGATCCTTACCAAAGCTCTGTTCATGA
- the LOC115989053 gene encoding uncharacterized protein LOC115989053, translating to MLEKIGLPAKPSLRGNTWVVDASHCQGCNSQFTFINRKHHCRRCGGLFCNSCTQQRMFLRGQGDSPVRICEPCKKLEEATRFEMRHGHKGRAGRGSSKLTSKDEDEVLNQILGSAREESFSSARESNSDLVSSIQRTTSSASCSNAQEVSTRDGEGEINRSISLDEPNHLKSEMGSASPEELRQRALEEKKKHKILKGEGKSEEALRAFKRGKELERQAEALEIYLRKSRKKVLSSGNMADSQNKDGPNESGRKNTIIPRVGKEKDDLAAELRELGWSDKDLFDEGKKSVNLSLEGELSSLIGEVSQKTNKDKGGGGIDKTEVVALKKKALLLKREGKLAEAKEELKQAKVLEKQLEEQELLAGAEEDSDDELSVLIRSMDNDKEEISVQYERGHGLNFDHLVGASDDLIVDGNLEVTDKDMEDPEIAAALQSFGWTEESIHPQNISHQSVPVDREAMLSEIHSLKREALNQKRAGNVAEAMTQLKRAKELERDLENFDSQEDEFIIQNPKVIQKHSTSLSADKFLNSTKVDDANVNARKDVDPKLAPKSRLTIQKELLSLKKKALALRREGRLDEAEEELKKGRALELQLEQMDDSFEVKATRVTVGRKDSDFSYKHTDINRNLPLGEGEGEDDVTDQDMLDPTYLSVLKNLGWTDEDNDFANSASKPSRQDDNHSVQIIEPSSTQSPSNTLVRASRSKAELQRELLNLKRKALALRRQGKAEEAEEVLSKTKALEAQIVEMEAPKREVQIESNRSTDENFKTLEGSSLEEVAEVHVTEKDMHDPATLSVLKNLGWNDEELAPVTMQEIRKQVSVSTHTADPSVIESSFDTPIAAAPRNKGEIQRELLGLKRKALALRHKGETEQADKTLRMAKVLEAQVEVLEAAKKEPLINVIEDKRPEPFELLVTHEKHGKSKDTFEVNKGSAPAAEITNKQVVESSMGLGRLESDTVNPPLRNADVSISLISQFTEENSSSSVKLGTPGEISPPENTKTEGADYIPPPGHSVNLMDLLTGDDWSYSHKPDEKQEKKLNFGSDNWSTTSSTTHLGSLTSAKGDLGWKDNVTTEKKEMVHADEKPNIYNASSVQGLTSQKNDSSLHQEILAHKRKAVALKREGKLTEAREELRKAKLLEKSLEEDNSQPKTAPSDVSKSNIHSVGKKDHGTSNLAPKPLSSRDRFKLQQESLGHKRRALKLRREGFTEEAEAEFELAKALETQLEELAESSGSKSETVDDVVVEDLLDPQLLSALKAIGLEDANMAEARVPERKEPSKPNVGKSEISTLERTQLEERIKAEKVKAVNLKRSGKQAEAIDALRRAKLFEKKLSALQ from the exons ATGTTAGAGAAGATCGGATTGCCTGCAAAGCCATCACTGAGAGGGAACACATGGGTGGTTGATGCTTCACACTGTCAGGGATGTAATTCTCAGTTCACTTTCATCAATCgcaag CATCACTGCCGAAGGTGTGGGGGCTTGTTTTGCAACAGTTGTACTCAGCAAAGAATGTTTTTACGTGGCCAAGGTGATTCACCTGTCCGCATATGTGAGCCTTGTAAGAAGCTTGAAGAGGCCACACGCTTTGAGATGCGACATGGGCACAAGGGCAGAGCTGGTAGAg GCAGTTCAAAATTGACATCAAAGGATGAGGATGAAGTTCTGAACCAGATTCTAGGTAGTGCTAGAGAGGAATCTTTTTCGTCAGCACGGGAGTCAAACAGTGACTTGGTGTCCAGTATTCAAAGGACCACTAGCAGTGCATCCTGTTCGAATGCTCAAGAAGTTTCTACTCGGGATGGGGAAGGAGAAATAAATAGAAGTATATCTCTAGATGAGCCTAATCATTTAAAGAGTGAAATGGGATCTGCTAGTCCTGAGGAATTGCGTCAGCGAGCtttggaagaaaagaagaagcataAAATTCTCAAAGGAGAAGGGAAATCAGAGGAAGCTCTAAGAGCTTTTAAGAGAGGGAAAGAGCTTGAGAGGCAAGCTGAGGCTTTGGAAATCTACTTAAGAAAAAGTCGTAAAAAGGTCTTGTCTTCTGGAAACATGGCTGATAGCCAGAATAAAGATGGTCCTAACGAATCTGGTAGAAAAAATACGATCATTCCTCGTGTTGGTAAAGAAAAGGACGACCTTGCTGCTGAACTCAGAGAACTGGGATGGTCTGATAAAGATCTCTTTGATGAAGGTAAAAAGTCTGTAAATTTGAGTTTGGAAGGTGAACTCTCTTCTCTTATTGGAGAAGTCTCTCAGAAGACTAATAAAGATAAGGGTGGTGGTGGCATTGACAAGACCGAGGTTGTTGCTCTTAAGAAAAAGGCACTTTTGTTGAAGCGTGAGGGGAAGCTAGCAGAAGCCAAGGAAGAATTGAAGCAAGctaaagttttagaaaaacAACTTGAAGAACAGGAACTTTTGGCTGGAGCTGAAGAAGATtctgatgatgagctctctgtaCTAATCCGTAGTATGGacaatgataaagaagaaatttCTGTTCAATATGAGCGGGGGCATGGTTTAAATTTTGATCACCTAGTGGGTGCTTCTGATGACTTGATTGTTGATGGTAATCTTGAAGTGACGGATAAGGATATGGAGGACCCTGAAATAGCTGCTGCTTTGCAATCATTTGGTTGGACTGAGGAATCTATTCATCCTCAAAACATTTCACACCAATCTGTTCCCGTTGACAGGGAAGCGATGTTAAGTGAAATTCATTCTCTGAAAAGAGAGGCTCTTAATCAGAAAAGGGCAGGTAATGTGGCGGAGGCAATGACACAGCTTAAGAGGGCCAAGGAACTTGAGAGGGACCTTGAAAACTTTGACTCTCAAGAGGATGAATTTATTATACAGAATCCCAAAGTAATTCAGAAACATTCAACTTCTCTATCTGCTGATAAATTTTTGAACTCAACAAAGGTAGATGATGCAAATGTTAATGCAAGGAAAGATGTTGATCCCAAACTTGCACCAAAGAGTAGATTAACAATTCAGAAAGAGCTTCTGAGTTTGAAAAAGAAGGCTCTTGCTTTGAGAAGGGAAGGAAGATTGGATGAGGCAGAGGAAGAATTGAAGAAGGGTAGGGCTCTTGAGCTTCAACTTGAACAGATGGATGATAGTTTTGAGGTGAAGGCTACACGGGTTACTGTTGGTAGGAAAGACTCGGATTTTTCCTACAAACATACAGATATTAATAGAAATCTTCCACTTGGAGAAGGAGAAGGCGAAGATGATGTAACAGATCAAGATATGCTTGATCCAACATATCTATCAGTTCTAAAGAATTTAGGTTGGACTGATGAGGATAATGATTTTGCAAACTCTGCATCTAAACCTTCTAGGCAAGATGATAATCACTCTGTGCAGATAATTGAGCCTTCTTCAACTCAGTCCCCATCTAATACTCTAGTCAGAGCGTCTAGAAGTAAAGCTGAGCTCCAGAGGGAACTCTTAAACTTAAAGAGAAAAGCTCTTGCTTTGAGACGCCAAGGGAAGGCAGAGGAGGCAGAGGAGGTTCTGAGCAAGACTAAGGCATTAGAGGCTCAGATAGTGGAGATGGAAGCTCCAAAGAGAGAAGTTCAGATTGAATCTAATAGGTCTACAGACGAAAACTTCAAGACCCTTGAGGGGAGTTCATTGGAAGAAGTTGCTGAAGTGCACGTTACAGAAAAAGATATGCATGACCCAGCAACACTCTCAGTTCTAAAGAATCTTGGATGGAATGATGAAGAACTTGCACCTGTAACCATGCAAGAAATACGTAAACAAGTTTCTGTCAGTACTCATACTGCAGATCCATCTGTAATTGAATCCTCTTTTGACACTCCTATTGCAGCAGCACCTAGAAATAAGGGAGAAATCCAAAGGGAACTTTTGGGTTTAAAAAGAAAGGCCCTTGCTCTTAGACACAAGGGAGAAACAGAACAGGCAGACAAAACATTGAGGATGGCTAAGGTTTTAGAGGCCCAGGTAGAAGTTTTGGAAGCCGCAAAGAAGGAACCTCTTATTAATGTGATCGAGGATAAAAGGCCTGAGCCTTTTGAATTATTGGTAACTCATGAAAAGCATGGGAAATCAAAAGATACATTCGAAGTGAATAAAGGGTCAGCCCCAGCAGCAGAGATTACAAACAAACAAGTTGTTGAGTCATCAATGGGTTTAGGAAGATTGGAAAGTGACACAGTTAATCCTCCTTTGAGGAATGCTGATGTTTCAATTTCCCTAATCTCTCAGTTCACTGAGGAAAATAGTTCATCTTCTGTAAAATTGGGTACTCCAGGTGAAATTAGTCCTCCagaaaataccaaaacagaAGGTGCTGATTACATTCCTCCACCTGGACATTCTGTAAACTTGATGGATCTGCTGACTGGTGATGATTGGAGTTATTCTCACAAGCCTGATGAAAAGCAagagaagaaattaaattttggttcTGACAATTGGTCTACTACTAGTTCCACTACCCATTTGGGGTCTCTGACAAGTGCCAAAGGAGATCTGGGATGGAAGGACAATGTTACAactgagaaaaaagaaatggtgcATGCTGATGAGAagccaaatatatataatgcaaGTTCAGTTCAGGGACTTACTTCTCAGAAGAATGACAGCTCCCTTCATCAAGAAATTTTGGCTCATAAGAGGAAAGCAGTTGCCCTAAAGAGAGAAGGGAAGTTGACAGAAGCTCGAGAGGAACTTCGTAAGGCAAAGTTGCTTGAGAAGAGTCTTGAGGAGGACAATTCCCAGCCAAAAACTGCTCCTAGTGATGTGTCTAAATCTAACATTCATTCCGTTGGAAAAAAGGATCATGGTACATCAAATTTGGCTCCGAAACCATTGTCCAGTCGCGACCGTTTCAAATTGCAACAGGAATCTCTTGGCCACAAGCGTCGAGCTTTAAAGCTGCGAAGGGAGGGTTTTACAGAGGAAGCAGAAGCTGAGTTCGAGTTAGCCAAGGCACTTGAGACCCAGTTGGAGGAGTTGGCTGAGTCTTCTGGGAGTAAATCAGAAACGGTAGATGATGTGGTTGTTGAGGATCTTCTCGATCCTCAACTGTTATCTGCCTTAAAAGCAATTGGACTAGAAGACGCTAATATGGCAGAAGCACGCGTCCCGGAAAGAAAAGAACCTTCGAAACCCAATGTTGGTAAAAGTGAAATCTCTACTCTAGAGAGAACTCAACTGGAAGAACGGATCAAGGCAGAGAAGGTAAAGGCAGTAAACTTGAAACGTTCAGGAAAGCAAGCTGAGGCCATAGATGCTCTTCGGCGTGCCAAACTTTTTGAAAAGAAGCTGTCGGCTTTacaatga